DNA sequence from the Anguilla anguilla isolate fAngAng1 chromosome 4, fAngAng1.pri, whole genome shotgun sequence genome:
CAAAGATCTTTCAATCCATGCAGACCCGTATAGTTATAATTATTCAAAAGTTATAAACAGAAAAGATAATTTAATGTCTATATGTATGTACCTTTTTATTACAGCCTAACAGTAACTGAATAGgtaagtacataaataaataaataaataaataccctaGTATAAATGTGTTTGCTCACCCGAGAATAAATAGCCTAAATTGACGAGTATTGGCTTAATTGACAAGACTTGCATTCAAGACCGCCAGGCTGATATGAacgttttaaaattatttcgaAATTAAACTTGCTGTTCCTTTTACTACATATTTTAACGTCATCTAAAATATGAAACCGTAAATATATTAAGGGTAAAATttctgtaattaaattacatttttcagtgactgcattttaaacctcaaagtacaatatttgtcattggTGTTCATGCAATTATCTCCTCAGTTTAGTAGCCTGCGGGagtatacattattttatctgCATTTAGGGCTTTAATGAGCTAATCGCCAACTACAGAAGTAACAGGTTTTGATTAATCAAATGAGTGAGTAGCTTACACGTGCTGAAAATAGCCAATGCCCACATTTTACGTCATTAAAGTTAATTAACACTAATGAAAACATCCTTTAGTGTATATTTTTCTCGGTTTTGTAGCTTTTATATGGTTCGCCATTCCCGTCCATAATACACGTATTACTCGCTGAATAGAATcgtagattaaattaaattaaattaaattaaaaagaagCCTTGTGCATTTGTTTAGTATCTTATTCATACCGCCTGGCTGTTCTTTTTGTGTATACGAAACAGCCCTTTGAAAAGTTCAAGAACGtagaatttttttgaaaaattaactTTTACCATCCTTaatgtgaacatatttacaCCGTATGCACCATCATAAACGGTTGTCTGCTGTTTTATATCCTTTTGATGATTTCTGTTTTCAGTCTGAAAGCGTTGCCTTCTGCATTTAAAGTAGTCGAAATGATGTTTCGATTTTGTATTATTcgtatccccccacccccaccccacccccgttAAAATATGTTAGTTAATGGCAGTGACAGAAGTTCTCCGcgtcatttatttttctttttttttacagaccaCAGCAAAGGTCAACTTGGCTTTAACAAGAATTTAATAACATAGAAATCAGCAAACGATTCTCCAATTAGGGAAGCCCAAACAAACGTGCCCCGAGGCTCTTCCATCCTAGAGTCAATTCACATGAAAGCGCCCCCTTACCACAATCCTCGGGGGGACGTGATCatacttaaaaaagaaagtattttaatgttcatttaaCTGTGGTCTCtcttaaagtgcattttattgGTTGATCTCTTTTCACGATAAGCAACACGATGCTTCTTTACAAAGAAAGGCCTAAATATCATGAAGAACAACGATGCGCAGGAAACACATGCccctttatttattaaacgAAACGTATTGGCAATGGAAGTAGAAcatatatcatttattttcctctaTTTTGCGCATATATTATGATTCCCCTTTTTACTTGGCTGAATTGCCTACTTAATATTCTGTTAGGCTTTTATTTAACCAACGGTTTTGAAATTACGAACTAACATGCGTActgatgtgttttatatgtgCATGATCTAAGCGTATCTCACAAATGGTATAATGTAAAATGAACGGGTTCGGTGACAATACTACATATGCGTCCTAccaaaaatgctaattattcATACATGAAACAGGAAAACTTTACTTTCCAAAATGTAATTAGTTTCTGTATTAGAGCATAGGTTTAATTTAGACTGTGAATGAAACATCTCGGGggatatttttgcattgtttatgtttaatttttcttttaatgcttTCGGCCTCTTTGATTGCTCACGCTGAGAAGCCTCGCGCCTGCTGTCTGTCCTAACCGGTTGTCTGAAGCGTTCTGCTGCCACGGAACAGCTGCCAAGCTGGGACCACCTTCCCGTTTCCCAGGCCGGCCTCCCAGCTCATCAAATCATTTATTCTCACCGTCAGAAAGCTGCTAAATATTCACATAGAACCCTCGTCTTATTTAAATAAGCACAGGCTACAGCTATTCAGCTGAGATTTTAACGaaggagaaaatgtaaaaaaaaaaaaaaaaagactgattcAAACGACTCAAAGCATGTAGCCTAATGCTATGTAACATGTAAACCACTAGCCGTGATATTATCAACCGAGGAGCAAAAACTGCTATAATTTAACATAAATATGAACGTATACTTTCTGATCAAATTACTCTGCGTCGGGCATATCCTACATTACGGAGGAACTTCcctcaaagggaaaaaaaattaatcacagGTTTCagtgcttgtaaaaaaaattaaagtttttattgttgttacaGAATGGCATTGATAGAGAACCCCATCATAACATGATGTCAAccaagcacaaaataaaaactaattttaattaattattcgtTTCACCTAATTATCGAATTTAAACAAATGAAGGAAACAAATCAGCATGTTTTATAAGCGGACCTCTCTGACGACATATAATAAATATCTCACTCAGTACACTTTATATTAACGCTGCATGCCTCTTCAGAAGACAAGAATAAAAAAGACCTTGAGAAAGAGTGCGGAGTTCCCAGGCCATCGTCGCCGTGTTTTTCTGAAATAGAAAAGTCTCTGAGATGCACTTTGTGTCACTCCTTTCAATTCGACCCTTTCTTTCCATCGTATAAACTTTATAAGTTTATTTGTTAGTATAAGTGTATTTGTACAAAagaaaatagtaataataaaaacaaacatttgaagaagtcccttttttttcttttggggctAACGTTTACAGTTCATTGTTTTGTTAGAACTAGTTCATATTAAATATCACTTTTTTGTTCTTCAATAAAATCGTCTCTGTCTTGTCTTTTGAAAAGTCTTTTTAGTTCGGAACAGTTCCTCACATTTCATGTGTTTAATAGGCTTTAGATGTtgctgctgttttgtttgtttaccgAGGATGTGCCGTGCCGGGAATGGGGTTAGCCAGTGGATTTAATGCTGGTTGCCCCCCTGGCCCAAGACCGTGGATTAGAACCCTCGGGACCAGAGGCCTCTGGAGACCGGGGTGTGGCGCCGACGGAGTCCGGTACATACTGCTGTACATTGCGGCGGCTGCGGCGGCTGCTGtcgtgctgtccatggtgcccAACAAGCTCGGGTGATAAAAATATGGAGATGGGAACATTCTTTGTAATGCGGAATAATTTCCAGCTTCAGCCAGTAACTCTAATCCGACAGCGGTCTGCCTCTTCCACTTCGTCCTGAAATCAGATCAAAATACaacaaatcaattatttaaCCGGCTCAGAATCCATTAATTCCCCTAACACCCCTCAAATCAGATGGGCTTAATCACTTGGCGCATACATTTGAGTTTATTGCGTTAATTAGATTAATTGAAATTATTGCCTATGAAATATAAAGTGGTAAGAATTATAAAAGTATTGGAAAAACCATAGAGAAGAAGGTGCAGGCTACTTTCGTGTGAAATCCTTGAAAGAATTAAATCCctgaaaaatgacattaataaatttgaatttaataattacaataaaggTTGATTTTCACCTATTCTTCACTAAAACGCCCAGGGCTAGTGTGACTGGTGCTTAATTAATTGACATGTATTAATACAGGCCTGTAAGGGTAATATAATAgcatgcacaataaaaaaatcccgtaaattaatttcctaaaataatacaatataactTGTAATAATATATGATTATTGCTTACCATAATATAATAACTTGGaagaatatacatatatatacagagcaaaatgcatttgaataaaatgcatttgaatgaaaGCTATGCGTAAACATGTTTGTACATGTTGCAGCCTACTATGTTCATTTCCCACATATAgctatgtattattttaaaaaataacaataatttaaatcCTCGTTTGTTACTCAgagcattattttaattattattattttttaattttttattcaacattATTTTAAGCGTCGTCCTCCACAGTTCGCGGATGCGTATTGTGAAATGGTAGCCTTtctcaaatttgtttttaattaaagcagttggATGTCTGTGCAGTAAATAATTACCCTGTGCATTTCTGACAGCACAGCTGAAATGATTGGAATGgtcaatcaaattaaaatagtCCGAACAAGGTAGTCTATTGCATATCCAAAGCAAATACTAAGGTATATAGCATGACAAGCTGTAGCGTAAAAGGATGGCACGCATTCGATTCGGCTATACATGTCATATTCTTACAATTATCTAGCTGGTTCATTTCAATATGTGAAATAATCAGGAAGAATTAAAAACTGACAGGACTTCAATAgaaattaagttttaaaaatgtagttaaTATCCTATTGGCTATATAAGGCAAATATTAATGATAGCACTTTAAAATTATACATTGTATGATAACacctaaaataattattgtattttagggaaaaaaaaatagttggtGCCTACCGTCGATTTTGATACCAGGTTTTCACCTGTGTGTCGGTCAGATTGAGTGCAGCGGCCAAGTCCATACGATCCTGCACACTGAGATATTTCTGGCGTTCGAAGCTCCGCTCCAGTTGGTTTAGTTGATGGTCGGAAAAAGCCGTCCGCGCTTTGCGAGGTTTTTTAGAGCGAACGGGAGGACTGTCTCTGCTGCTTGAGATCTCTCTGTCACCCTCTTCTTTTGTTCCtaaatggtgcaaaagcagtggtaaattgtaaatacatatttaattataCGGGCGCAAACAACTGCGCATCACACTGCGAACAGCTAATGCAAATAAATCCAAATAGcattatgcaaaataaattcacCCTAGATCGcatcaatattcaatattcactATGTGTATAATGCTACTATAATGCTACTACTAAATAGACGTGCAATTCGCCACTAGATTCTGCCTTATATTCAAACGCCATTGTTTGCTAGTACTGCTACTTTGAGCTCCAGAAGGTATAAAGCAAATGGAATTAACCCGAGAGGTTTGTcaatacatacacataacacattTACTAATTATAACGAGAGGTTTCAAGAATGGAGGTAAACAGATTGACTCGAATTGGGGCTGCGACTGAGATTGCAGAGCACGTTCGGGACTCCAATAAAAAAATCCGGATTGTATTTGTCAACTTTAGTTTTTTCGCTGAAAAGCTGGGAAATCGATATGTCAATCCATCTCTATTTGTAGCAGTTTTTGCGGCGCTCCATGATCTCCCCTGTAGGAAGAACAATAATCTCTCTAATTGACCCACTAGGGAGGCTGGCGCGCGGGGAAGAAATCGCCTGGCTCTACATCTGTGCTCGGTTCGGTTATGGTAATATAAAGCACCAAAATGATAAACATAATAATGCTGTATGCAGTAGCTCATGTTATACCTATATTACTGAAattcacaaatatgcacaccttgtgtgcttctgtgtgtgtgtgcgtatgtgtgtgagtgagtgtgtgtgtgtgcgtgcgtgcgtgcgcgcgcgtgtgtgtgtgtgtgtgtgagagagagagagagagagagagagagagagactttcaTGGCTAAAAAATGACAATTGACAGATATTGGTGTTAGCACGGCATTTCAAGAGATGAGAATGAAATTAGCCTAAGAAAATCTACGTAATTATATTGGCatatcttattattattattattattattattattattattattgttgttattattattattattattattattattaataataataataataataataataacaataatgataataataataacaataataataataacaataataataataataattgaatgtaggaataataaaatcagtttaattAGCTATTATGGGGGTGTAGGCTACTAGCCTACAGTGACTTACTTTACATACTAACGAGACTTAAaatttgttactttttaaatacaaaaatccaCCAAATTCACCATGCATATGTGAATGGTTTCAAATTAAACCTACATGATCAACTAGGTAGACTTGATCATGTCGGTTTAATTATAAATATCCATTACAAAAAATGGCCCGTTATCTTTCATTTAAATCTCACACTTTGCAGCAACAAAAGTATCGGACATAGTTTAAATGGTACAGATGTTTGCTTACCGTTACATTTCATGTCGCTCTGGATGTCATCTCGTTTGTCCAACTTGCTCCTAGTTTCATCTTGCTCTAATTTTGGCCTGAAGCCGTCCGTTGCCGTCGCGCTCTCTGGTTTTGGGGTGTGATGGGGTGATGGCACGCTGGTGCTGTACGGAGCGCAGGCTGCCAGTGGTTTGCTGTCGCCCAGAATGTCTTTGATTAAGAAAGAGGAGGTGGCAGTCCTCGGGGCAGAGCCGGCTGCTCCGAGCTGTTGTGGCTGAGGTGATAGCTGCAAACTTTGCTGTTGAttgtgatgatggtggtgatgctgAAGGCTGTCTTGGACCAGATGCGGATCGGCGTGCTCCATGGTAACCGAAATGGGGGACGAGGGGGCAGTTCCCACAGTGTCTATCTCCGAGCATGGTGATGGGGTTGCCTGGCTCCTGAAATCCGCGGTCCTGCTGTCACCAAGACGGAAATCTCCGTTCATTAGAACCGGGCTACCCGAATTGGTTGTGTTTGATAAAATAGTGTCTATTCCAAAATTAGACCCGCTGGATCCTTCCATAGtaagaaaaaatgtgattatgtaGCCTTCATAACAAACTTTAAGAAGCTAAACTTCTccatgcatttcagaaatatcagTATAGCACTTATGAACGCAGACACCGAATACCAACCTTGTGTAGTCTACAAAAcataaatagtaataaaaataataaataaacaaagtatTCAGGAAAAGAAAATCCTTTTAGTGTTCACAAGCGGCCCGAAAGATGTACTCTCCAAGACTTCCTTACAATCaatgtaaaatttgaaaagcaGTGCTTCTGTGTAGTCCACGTCCTTTTGTTCAGGTTATTTAACTTTCTCTCAAAGTTAAAGTGTGGAGAGACTCGGAGGGCTAACTGCTCGACACCACGTTCTCTTTTTGCTTGCAATCGTTCTAGTGTTGCTCTACAATGACTTCCTACACTGACGTCACATCTATTGCAAAGGGAACTCATATTTTCTCCTTTATTATAACACACTGCCCGTTTTATCCTCCTCTTCTGCTATTGGTTGTACCGTGACGTTGCACGCACTTAACCAATCAATGAGTTGTTACTTTATCTTGTCAATTTCCAGCCAGCCATTGAATTCTGAATGCTCTTTTTAGCTCAACTCATGCTGTCTTAAATAGTATCTAAGATAAGGGGGAAATACATAGCGATATAAAAGGTTAAAACGTTGCGATTTAGTTAGCAAAAGatacaaataaaactataaCGTTACAAAGactaataaaatcaaatttatttttaatcttttttaattggaaaaaaaatgttaacgtTTATAGGCCTGCATTTTTGTAGAATACTTTTTgttccttctttttctctctcgtgTGGATGCATAGAAACTGacttcagattattattatcattatcattttcgCAAAATAGTCTTATGGGCCAGAACTGATTAATGCGATTGTTTAGTTTCACCGTCATCAGTGCCACCCAGAGAACTATTACAGCAGTGGCATTGCGATcagaataatgaaaataaactttaatgTTGACAGTccttaacctttttttttttttttttttttcagtgataaaTGTCAATTTCGGGATTACACTTCTTATGCAGGCCTATTGAATGCATGATGCTACGCTACTAATAAGAATAAAATTGTGCGGCGAATGTCACGCACCAAATGACAGgctacatcttttttttcccccaataacTAACGAGTTGCCCTGTAGCTTTCATTAATTCGAAATGAGCAAGTTGTATGCGAAAACGCCGAAGTATGGTAAAAATATTTGTAGTGACACACAGAAACCAACTTGTGTTGAAGTGTTGAAGTCTGTACCTCTTGTTGAATGTCTGAAAAGTGCAGTGAGCGGTGCACTCCAGATTATCCACAGCGTTGAAATAGCGTAGTAATTATGAAGTGCCAATGACTGATACAAAGCTTTTCCAATATAGATGGCATGTGAATTTAAAAACGCGTTCacgaaaagcattttttttaaataacggaAGTCACGTCAGATTTTTTACGAGTAACCTTCTGGATGCTTTTAGTTAATTTACCTTTTTAGCAGGTATTTAGCACTTTCTTTATATAGTGCAGCTGTATATTTCTGTTATCAATATTCTCGTCTGTATAGTGTCTACGTCGAAAAGCATtcaaatagatatttttttagACAGACTGACATATAACACCGGTGCTGGAGAAGATGGTTTATATCGTGAGTGCTCTCCGTCTCTTCCAGATCTGCCTTTTCTCTCCCGCAGGTTTGTTGTGATAGCGTTTTTCCGTGGACCCCGCCGTGACTGGCAGACAATTTTAACAATATTCTGCTATATGCCATGCGGAGACAGGCGGTTAGAGACTGACCGGCGTGGGACCCTGCATAGGTTTGTGTTgtggcatttgttttgttcatgtaattgtatatatgcatatatataggAATTATAAGATCACTTTGCAATATTATCCAGGCAGTCTATTAAATTATACTAattaaactattattattatactttttacGTGTCTGTACATTTGAATAAGTGGAatatgccatttttattttttatttttttcctggaaaatatcgaccgtgtttttttattgttcttgctactactactactattattattattattattattattattattattattattatcagtaaaCTAAATAATGATAGTGGCAACTGCGCTAGCAGTGtagattaaataattacagaaatgtgttacgaatatgaatgaatcatgaaaatgaatgattattgctatttatgaattattaattaactATCTTCCTTATTTTCAGTCCTGATAGGGGTAAGCTGCAGCGTGTTCTCAGAATGGTTTGctgtttatgaatattattgacAAATGTATAGGTGGCACAATCTGTCAAGAGAACTCAGAAAGTGCTTTTCATAGAACGATAGTCAGAGTGAGACGATACCGACAAATTTGATGACGAGCGCTTCtttccacaagaaaaaaaaacaaacaaacaaaaaaaaaaacttctaagATCCTTTAGGTTTATAGTTCTTCCAATCGCagtatatgttttattttagtgtaGGCCTAATCATAAAATATatcaatgtaaaacatttttagaaagATCTGTATTGGAAGCCCTATAACTTTGGATATAGGGCTAtcctgaatttattttgtggtcATTGTGTATTTGATTGGGTCTGCGC
Encoded proteins:
- the LOC118225113 gene encoding barH-like 2 homeobox protein: MEGSSGSNFGIDTILSNTTNSGSPVLMNGDFRLGDSRTADFRSQATPSPCSEIDTVGTAPSSPISVTMEHADPHLVQDSLQHHHHHHNQQQSLQLSPQPQQLGAAGSAPRTATSSFLIKDILGDSKPLAACAPYSTSVPSPHHTPKPESATATDGFRPKLEQDETRSKLDKRDDIQSDMKCNGTKEEGDREISSSRDSPPVRSKKPRKARTAFSDHQLNQLERSFERQKYLSVQDRMDLAAALNLTDTQVKTWYQNRRTKWKRQTAVGLELLAEAGNYSALQRMFPSPYFYHPSLLGTMDSTTAAAAAAAMYSSMYRTPSAPHPGLQRPLVPRVLIHGLGPGGQPALNPLANPIPGTAHPR